Proteins co-encoded in one Brassica oleracea var. oleracea cultivar TO1000 chromosome C4, BOL, whole genome shotgun sequence genomic window:
- the LOC106342678 gene encoding probable WRKY transcription factor 46, with translation MVMEEKLVINELEQGRELAKRLMSNLKDTSSIESSKSLISEILSIYQNAISMLDDKKVLKRSREIDDKYSKNVIKKRKVFEKTEKVSFFVGAGQEKGSIDDGYCWRKYGQKEIHGSINPRGYFRCTHRFTQNCLAVKQVQKSDRDPSIFEVKYVGSHTCNNTTTSPKTPNFSVSTFQEGNTADEQREDIKPTKTEEAMMSFEDLESKKNIFRTFSFSNYEFENGGGGWKGNLFHENQLSPAATTSGSGITSEIATAPASVENSETADSYFSSLDNIIDFGPDWLLSCDVLNW, from the exons ATGGTGATGGAAGAGAAACTCGTGATCAACGAACTGGAACAAGGGAGAGAGCTTGCCAAACGTCTGATGAGCAATCTCAAAGATACTTCCTCAATCGAATCCAGCAAAAGCTTGATCTCTGAGATCCTCAGTATCTACCAGAATGCTATTTCCATGTTAGACGACAAGAAGGTCCTTAAGCGAAGCCGTGAGATCGATGACAAATATTCTAAGAACGTGATTAAAAAGAG GAAAGTGTTTGAGAAGACAGAGAAAGTTAGTTTCTTTGTCGGAGCAGGACAAGAAAAGGGTTCAATTGATGATGGTTATTGCTGGAGAAAGTACGGTCAAAAAGAGATTCATGGATCCATTAATCCAAG AGGATATTTCAGATGCACACATCGATTCACACAGAACTGTTTAGCAGTGAAGCAAGTCCAAAAATCCGACAGAGATCCTTCCATTTTCGAAGTGAAGTATGTCGGGAGCCACACTTGTAACAACACTACTACATCTCCAAAGACACCGAACTTCTCTGTTTCGACGTTCCAGGAAGGAAACACAGCGGATGAGCAACGAGAAGACATCAAACCGACGAAAACAGAGGAAGCGATGATGAGTTTTGAAGATCTTGAGAGCAAGAAGAACATTTTCAGAACGTTTTCTTTCTCTAACTACGAGTTTGAGAATGGTGGTGGTGGTTGGAAAGGCAACCTCTTCCATGAGAATCAGCTGTCTCCTGCTGCGACTACGTCAGGGTCTGGAATCACTAGCGAGATTGCAACGGCTCCTGCTTCTGTTGAGAACTCGGAGACTGCAGATTCGTATTTCTCGTCTTTGGACAATATTATCGACTTTGGACCGGATTGGTTGCTGTCGTGTGACGTTTTGAATTGGTGA
- the LOC106342677 gene encoding uncharacterized protein LOC106342677 — translation MAESTIEVKLVRCPKCKNLLPEPKDCSFFQCGGCGTVLCAKNKDREADPVPDNSVKTRAKETEVNSCSSQEESDSDDDSSRHNQTGQTDVPCSKQNVVSGSQSGLDRSFRFSASNYFQDSVSSDEAIQQDRAELVKKLDKLKEQLHQPKEQQIPRSSKKAPLRFPSSGKHLAGPYYHQTHHHYSRQYTSNNGHDLFNTHQGNGMLLHQSTCSCFHCYDPYHRASGSVYPPSGLPDALHNIGFYPYERSTAFPSPLHSPRSFIPPYPPASQSRGHCKPSRAVSSSGGSRLVHPVAGGAPFINCKKCSKILKLPDKTDSATRKQQRLRCGACSCLIDFSFADKKLILSTDPASAREEEETLSRLHWLTALDVSCLDYVSTGPASPSFSEDELSSDSQTGRKLIPDLPFYSSINVKDRSGARSQSSRSEQNKVLLSKTVKRQNSMKEASVLIEMDVNDYSHNNGVSQDSGDDYREEDGRTRKGGFASMVKSSFNDLKKSMQNQGGSDVLVNGHLVAERLVKMAEKQAGPIRPGNYWYDYRAGFWGVMGGQCLGILPPFIEELNYPMPENCSGGNTRVFVNGRELHQKDLRLLIARGLPRDRDRSYTVYITGRVIDEDTGEELNSLGKLAPTVDKLKRGFGMRVPRRYA, via the exons ATGGCCGAGTCTACGATAGAAGTGAAGCTAGTTCGTTGTCCAAAGTGCAAGAATCTCTTACCAGAGCCCAAAGACTGTTCCTTCTTCCAGTGCGGTGGTTGTGGAACCGTTCTTTGCG CCAAAAACAAGGACCGTGAAGCAGATCCAGTGCCGGATAACTCAGTGAAAACCAGAGCCAAAGAAACTGAAGTTAACTCTTGTTCAAGCCAAGAAGAATCTGATTCAGATGATGATTCATCAAGACACAACCAAACTGGTCAAACAGATGTTCCTTGTTCAAAACAGAATGTTGTTAGCGGTTCTCAATCTGGTTTGGATCGGTCGTTCAGATTCTCTGCTTCTAACTACTTTCAAGATTCTGTGTCTAGTGATGAAGCAATCCAGCAAGACAGAGCTGAGCTTGTGAAAAAACTGGATAAGCTAAAAGAACAGCTTCATCAACCCAAAGAGCAACAGATCCCAAGGTCATCCAAAAAGGCTCCACTGCGGTTTCCAAGCTCTGGTAAACACCTTGCAGGTCCTTATTACCATCAAACTCATCACCACTACTCTAGACAGTATACTAGCAATAACGGTCATGATTTGTTTAACACACACCAAGGAAATGGAATGCTTCTTCACCAGTCAACTTGCTCTTGCTTCCACTGCTATGATCCATATCATAGAGCTTCAGGCTCAGTTTATCCTCCCTCAGGGCTCCCTGATGCTCTTCATAACATAGGTTTCTACCCTTATGAGAGAAGCACTGCGTTTCCTTCTCCACTGCATAGTCCTAGATCCTTTATACCTCCTTACCCTCCTGCTTCTCAATCTCGTGGTCATTGCAAACCCTCTAGAGCTGTATCATCATCAGGTGGTTCTCGCTTAGTCCACCCTGTAGCTGGTGGTGCACCATTTATTAACTGTAAAAAGTGCTCCAAGATTCTGAAACTGCCAGACAAAACAGATTCTGCTACTAGAAAGCAACAGAGACTGCGCTGCGGAGCGTGTTCTTGTCTGATAGATTTCTCCTTTGCTGATAAGAAACTCATTCTCTCAACTGATCCTGCTTCGGCAAGAGAAGAAGAAGAAACTCTCAGTAGGCTGCATTGGTTAACTGCTCTTGACGTCTCTTGCCTAGACTATGTATCAACTGGTCCTGCTTCTCCTAGCTTCTCTGAAGACGAGCTAAGTTCAGACAGTCAAACAGGCAGGAAACTCATTCCAGATTTGCCTTTTTACTCTTCCATCAACGTAAAGGATCGTTCAGGGGCAAGGAGCCAAAGCTCTCGTTCAGAACAGAACAAGGTGTTACTAAGCAAGACAGTCAAGAGACAGAACTCTATGAAAGAAGCTTCGGTTCTAATCGAGATGGACGTTAATGACTACTCTCACAACAACGGAGTGTCTCAAGATTCTGGTGATGACTATAGAGAAGAGGACGGAAGAACCCGAAAGGGTGGATTCGCGAGTATGGTGAAAAGTAGCTTCAATGATCTAAAGAAGTCAATGCAGAACCAAGGGGGAAGTGATGTTTTGGTGAATGGGCATCTTGTAGCTGAACGTCTGGTGAAAATGGCGGAGAAGCAAGCTGGACCAATCCGGCCTGGAAACTACTG GTATGATTACAGAGCTGGGTTCTGGGGAGTAATGGGAGGTCAATGTCTTGGAATATTACCG CCTTTCATTGAAGAGCTTAACTACCCAATGCCAGAGAACTGCTCAGGAGGAAACACAAGAGTGTTTGTGAACGGAAGAGAGCTTCACCAGAAAGACCTGCGCTTGCTGATTGCCAGAGGTCTCCCTAGGGACAGAGATCGATCCTACACTGTTTACATCACGGGTAGAGTCATAGACGAAGATACAGGTGAAGAGCTAAACAGTCTTGGCAAACTCGCCCCAAC GGTTGATAAGCTAAAACGTGGGTTCGGGATGAGAGTTCCAAGAAGATATGCATGA
- the LOC106342461 gene encoding jasmonic acid-amido synthetase JAR1 encodes MLEKKAETFNMNRVIDEFDEMTRNADQVQKQTLKEILHKNKSAIYLRNFGINGDNTTDPEGDFKALVPLVTDSELEPYIKRMVDGDTSPILTGHPAPAISLSSGTSQGRPKFVPFTDELMENTLQLFRTAFAFRNREFPIDDNGRALQFIFSSKQYISTGGVPIGTATTNVYRNPNFKAGMRSIQSLCCSPDEVIFSPDVHQALYCHLLSGILFRDQVQYVFAPFAHGLVHAFRTFEHVWEEIVTDIKHGVLSSRITVPSVRTAMSKLLTAPNPELAETIRDKCLSLSNWYGLIPALFPNAKYVYGIMTGSMEPYVKKLRHYAGDLPLVSHDYGSSEGWIAANVTPRLSPEEATFAVIPNLGYFEFLPVSETGEGELEPVGLTEVKVGQEYEVVLTNYAGLYRYRLGDVVKIMSFYNKTPQLKFVCRRNLILSINIDKNTERDLQLSVESAAKRLSEEKIEVIDFSSHVDLSTEPGHYVIFWEISGETNEDVLQDCCNCLDKGFIDAGYMSSRKCKTIGALELRVLEKGTFKKIQEHFLGLGSSAGQFKMPRCVKPSNAKVLQILCENVVSRFFSTAFE; translated from the exons ATGTTGGAGAAAAAGGCTGAGACTTTCAACATGAACAGAGTCATCGACGAGTTCGATGAAATGACGAGAAACGCTGACCAAGTCCAGAAACAAACCTTAAAAGAGATTCTCCACAAGAACAAATCCGCCATTTACTTGCGAAACTTCGGGATCAACGGAGACAACACGACAGACCCAGAAGGAGATTTCAAAGCTTTGGTTCCGTTAGTCACTGATTCTGAGTTGGAGCCTTACATCAAAAGAATGGTCGATGGTGACACGTCACCTATCCTCACTGGCCATCCCGCTCCAGCCATCTCCTTAAG CTCTGGAACTAGTCAAGGCCGTCCAAAGTTTGTTCCTTTCACTGATGAGTTGATGGAGAACACACTACAGCTGTTTCGTACTGCTTTTGCCTTCAGGAACAG AGAGTTCCCTATTGATGACAATGGGAGAGCATTGCAGTTTATCTTCAGCAGCAAGCAATACATATCAACAGGAGGTGTACCTATTGGAACCGCAACCACTAACGTGTACCGTAACCCCAACTTCAAAGCAGGGATGAGATCGATACAGTCTCTTTGTTGTAGTCCCGACGAAGTCATCTTCAGTCCTGATGTTCACCAAGCACTGTACTGCCATCTCTTGTCCGGGATCCTCTTCAGAGACCAGGTCCAGTACGTCTTCGCCCCCTTCGCTCACGGTCTAGTCCATGCGTTTAGGACCTTTGAACATGTTTGGGAAGAGATCGTTACCGATATCAAACACGGTGTCTTAAGTAGTCGTATCACTGTCCCTTCGGTCCGCACCGCAATGTCGAAGCTCCTCACGGCACCTAACCCTGAGCTAGCGGAGACGATACGCGACAAGTGTTTGAGTTTGAGCAACTGGTACGGGTTGATTCCTGCGCTGTTCCCGAACGCTAAGTATGTTTATGGGATCATGACTGGCTCCATGGAGCCTTATGTGAAGAAGCTGAGGCATTACGCTGGTGATTTACCTCTTGTGAGTCATGATTACGGTAGCTCGGAGGGGTGGATTGCTGCTAACGTTACGCCGAGATTGTCTCCTGAGGAAGCTACGTTCGCTGTGATTCCTAATCTTGGTTACTTTGAGTTTTTACCTGTGTCTGAAACAGGGGAAGGAGAGCTGGAACCGGTTGGTTTAACTGAGGTTAAGGTCGGACAAGAGTACGAGGTTGTCTTAACAAACTATGCAG GATTGTATCGATACCGTCTTGGGGATGTAGTAAAGATCATGAGTTTCTACAACAAGACTCCACAACTCAAGTTCGTGTGCAGGAGAAACCTAATCCTCTCCATCAACATCGACAAGAACACTGAAAGAGACCTTCAGCTTTCAGTAGAATCAGCAGCAAAGAGACTCTCAGAAGAAAAGATCGAAGTCATAGACTTCTCGAGCCATGTAGATCTCTCTACAGAGCCAGGACATTACGTTATATTCTGGGAGATCTCAGGTGAGACAAACGAAGATGTTCTTCAAGACTGCTGCAACTGTTTAGACAAAGGGTTCATCGATGCGGGTTACATGAGTTCAAGAAAATGCAAGACTATTGGAGCTTTGGAGCTGAGAGTTCTCGAGAAAGGAACTTTCAAGAAGATTCAGGAACATTTTCTTGGCCTTGGTTCATCTGCTGGACAGTTTAAGATGCCAAGATGTGTGAAGCCAAGTAATGCTAAGGTTCTGCAGATTCTGTGTGAGAATGTGGTGAGTAGATTCTTCAGTACAGCTTTTGAGTGA